The following proteins come from a genomic window of Pseudomonas putida:
- a CDS encoding ATP-dependent DNA helicase yields the protein MSYSVAVRALCEFSAKVGDLDLRFTPSPSAQEGIEGHQRVVARRAAGYESEITLEGQFETLTVRGRADGYDPGSNRLEEIKTHRGDLARQPANHRQLHWAQAKVYGWLMCQARQLPAIEVALVYLDVDSDSQTLFTEHCSAAELQAFFETQCQRFLGWARLQQQRLAERDQGLLALSFPYPQFRKGQRQLAETLYKAVSTGRCLMAQASTGIGKTLGTLFPLLKAMVPQQLDKLFFLTAKTPGRALALDAVRQITDATPQPALRTLELIARDKACEYPDKACHGESCPLAAGFYDRLPAAREAAAAVPLLDRANLREVALAHQVCPYYLGQEMARWVDVLVADYNYYFDAHALLFGLTQLNQWRVAVLVDEAHNLVERGRGMYSASLDQGQLLALRQSKPPGLVSALDRLNRQWNALYKEQRAPYQASESLPEGLLRALQQCVGLIQEQMNQAPTHMDPQVLQFFYQALQFCRVAELFDEHFLFDISQRQGPRKRRLATLCLRNVIPARLLAPRMQAARSATLFSATLSPRHFYSDLLGMPADTAWLDVAAPFRAEQLEVRIASQVSTRYQQRQASLAPIVDLIARQYERMPGNYLAFFSSFEYLQQVAGLLAEQHGQIPLWSQEPGMDEAARQAFLDRFVADGRGVGFAVLGGAFGEGVDLPGTRLIGAFVATLGLPQVNPVNEQFKQRLGRQFGAGFDYAYLYPGVRKVIQAAGRVIRGDQDRGVLVLIDERFAETRVQQMFPGWWAAATV from the coding sequence TTGAGTTACAGCGTAGCGGTGCGCGCCTTGTGTGAGTTCAGCGCCAAGGTTGGCGACCTGGACCTGCGTTTCACGCCGTCGCCCTCCGCTCAGGAGGGTATCGAGGGACATCAGCGGGTAGTGGCACGGCGGGCTGCTGGCTACGAGTCGGAAATCACCCTTGAAGGCCAGTTCGAAACCCTGACGGTGCGGGGCCGTGCCGATGGTTATGACCCTGGCAGCAATCGCCTGGAGGAAATCAAGACGCACCGTGGCGATCTGGCGCGTCAACCGGCCAATCACCGTCAGTTGCACTGGGCGCAGGCCAAGGTCTATGGCTGGTTGATGTGCCAGGCACGACAACTGCCCGCCATCGAGGTGGCGCTGGTGTACCTCGACGTGGACAGCGACAGCCAGACGCTGTTCACTGAGCACTGTTCGGCTGCCGAGTTGCAGGCCTTCTTCGAAACCCAGTGCCAGCGCTTTCTGGGCTGGGCCCGATTGCAGCAACAACGCTTGGCCGAACGTGACCAAGGCCTGCTGGCGCTGAGTTTCCCTTACCCACAGTTCCGAAAGGGCCAGCGGCAGTTGGCTGAAACCTTGTACAAGGCGGTTAGCACCGGCCGTTGCCTGATGGCCCAGGCCAGCACCGGCATTGGCAAGACCCTCGGTACCTTGTTCCCGTTGCTGAAGGCCATGGTGCCGCAGCAACTGGACAAGCTGTTCTTTCTCACCGCCAAGACACCGGGCCGGGCGCTTGCGTTGGACGCCGTGCGCCAGATCACCGATGCCACGCCGCAACCTGCCTTGCGCACACTGGAGCTGATCGCTCGCGACAAAGCCTGTGAATACCCGGACAAGGCCTGTCATGGTGAGTCCTGCCCCTTGGCCGCAGGCTTCTATGACCGTTTGCCGGCTGCGCGCGAGGCTGCTGCAGCAGTGCCGTTGCTCGACCGCGCCAACCTGCGTGAAGTGGCCTTGGCGCACCAGGTGTGCCCGTACTACCTGGGTCAGGAGATGGCGCGCTGGGTCGACGTGCTGGTCGCCGACTACAACTACTACTTCGATGCGCATGCTTTGCTGTTCGGCCTGACCCAGCTCAACCAGTGGCGAGTGGCAGTGCTGGTGGACGAAGCGCACAACCTGGTCGAGCGTGGGCGCGGCATGTACAGCGCCAGCCTTGACCAGGGCCAGTTGCTGGCGTTGCGCCAGAGCAAACCGCCTGGGCTGGTCAGTGCGCTGGACCGCCTCAACAGGCAATGGAACGCGTTGTATAAAGAGCAGCGCGCGCCGTACCAGGCCAGCGAGTCGCTGCCTGAAGGGCTGCTGCGTGCCCTGCAGCAGTGCGTCGGGCTGATTCAGGAGCAGATGAACCAGGCGCCCACGCACATGGACCCTCAGGTGTTGCAGTTCTTCTATCAGGCCTTGCAGTTCTGTCGGGTTGCCGAGCTGTTCGACGAGCACTTTCTGTTCGACATCAGCCAACGCCAGGGCCCGCGCAAACGGCGCCTGGCCACCCTGTGCCTGCGCAATGTCATCCCGGCGCGGCTGCTGGCACCACGCATGCAGGCGGCGCGCAGTGCGACGCTGTTTTCCGCCACGTTGAGCCCACGGCACTTCTACAGCGACCTGTTGGGCATGCCAGCCGATACCGCCTGGCTGGACGTGGCCGCGCCGTTCCGTGCCGAACAGCTGGAGGTACGCATTGCCAGCCAGGTGTCCACCCGTTACCAGCAGCGCCAAGCCTCCCTGGCGCCGATCGTTGACCTGATTGCCCGGCAGTATGAGCGCATGCCGGGTAACTATCTGGCGTTCTTCAGCAGCTTCGAATACCTGCAACAGGTGGCAGGGCTGTTGGCCGAGCAGCATGGCCAGATTCCCCTGTGGTCACAGGAGCCGGGCATGGACGAGGCGGCCCGCCAGGCATTTCTCGATCGCTTTGTCGCCGATGGCCGAGGTGTGGGCTTTGCCGTATTGGGCGGCGCTTTCGGCGAAGGGGTGGATTTGCCCGGCACGCGGCTGATTGGCGCGTTTGTTGCCACCCTGGGGCTGCCTCAGGTCAACCCGGTCAACGAGCAGTTCAAACAGCGCCTGGGGCGGCAATTTGGTGCGGGTTTCGATTACGCATACCTCTACCCGGGCGTACGCAAGGTGATCCAGGCGGCGGGCCGGGTTATTCGGGGTGACCAGGACCGTGGTGTACTGGTGCTGATTGACGAACGCTTCGCCGAGACGCGGGTGCAGCAGATGTTTCCAGGGTGGTGGGCGGCGGCTACTGTCTAG
- a CDS encoding short-chain dehydrogenase — MLLQPTASRPRQAIWGLGFRPFFLGGSLFALIALLLWAGVLAGALAPAPPGGMLAWHRHEMLYGFAAAIIAGFLLTAVQNWSGIPGLSGRALQGLFLLWLLSRLSWFLPLPGSMLILVEGSFLPLVALSLARPIVQRRLRNNYPIVVLVLLIAACQWLTLAGWLQQDELWQRRGIFAGLWLVTAMMTVLGGRVIPFFTRRGLGHLGAAPARPWLDRACLLLSVAVPLAFATGLADKPRASLAVLFFALFALHAARLLLWHDRGLWRVPLLWSLHLAYAWIALACLGMALWHSGVALSPSLVTHALTVGAMTGLILAMMARVGLGHTGRPLQVPTSIAWAFALMQLATLARVILPPFTSLGVSVSTLCWSLALLLFLRHYLPILLRPRADGMPG; from the coding sequence ATGCTCTTGCAACCCACTGCTTCACGCCCGCGCCAAGCCATCTGGGGTTTGGGTTTTCGCCCGTTCTTCCTGGGTGGCAGTTTGTTTGCGCTGATCGCCCTGCTGTTGTGGGCCGGCGTACTGGCCGGGGCACTGGCCCCTGCACCGCCCGGCGGCATGCTCGCCTGGCACCGCCACGAGATGCTTTACGGCTTCGCCGCCGCCATTATCGCGGGTTTTCTGCTGACCGCCGTGCAGAACTGGAGCGGCATCCCAGGCTTGAGCGGGCGGGCGCTGCAGGGTTTGTTCCTGCTTTGGCTGCTGAGCCGGCTGAGCTGGTTTCTGCCACTACCGGGTAGCATGCTGATACTGGTCGAGGGCAGCTTCCTGCCATTGGTGGCACTGAGCCTGGCACGACCGATCGTGCAACGGCGCCTGCGCAACAACTACCCTATCGTGGTACTGGTGCTGTTGATTGCCGCCTGCCAGTGGTTGACCTTGGCCGGCTGGTTGCAGCAGGACGAACTGTGGCAGCGTCGTGGAATATTTGCCGGACTGTGGCTGGTGACGGCGATGATGACCGTGCTCGGCGGCCGGGTCATACCATTTTTTACCCGCCGTGGCCTGGGTCACCTTGGCGCGGCCCCCGCCCGTCCATGGCTGGACCGTGCCTGCCTGTTGCTCAGCGTGGCAGTACCGCTGGCGTTTGCCACCGGCCTGGCCGATAAGCCCCGTGCCAGCCTGGCGGTGCTGTTTTTTGCCTTGTTCGCGCTGCACGCGGCCCGACTGCTGCTGTGGCACGATCGTGGCCTGTGGCGCGTACCGTTGCTGTGGTCGCTGCACCTGGCCTACGCCTGGATCGCCCTGGCCTGCCTGGGCATGGCGCTGTGGCACAGTGGGGTGGCCCTGAGCCCAAGCCTGGTGACCCACGCGCTGACCGTTGGCGCCATGACCGGGCTGATCCTGGCCATGATGGCGCGGGTCGGCCTGGGCCACACCGGCAGGCCATTGCAGGTACCGACCAGCATTGCCTGGGCCTTTGCCCTGATGCAACTGGCGACCCTGGCCCGGGTGATTCTGCCGCCGTTTACATCGTTGGGGGTAAGCGTTTCTACACTGTGCTGGAGCCTTGCATTGCTGCTGTTCCTGCGCCATTACCTGCCCATCCTGCTGCGGCCCCGGGCAGACGGAATGCCTGGTTGA
- a CDS encoding tyrosine-type recombinase/integrase translates to MSDLSKNPLLQYMARLAPSSQQTMRYILQDAADRLGFVDCNIVDVPWHRLEPGHVIALVAALRADGYAPNSSSLYVNAIRGVMNEAWRQGLIDHEQLLRIREVKPATGSRLPPGRNLRRSLIRELMDVCAADPRPQGVRDAAIIALLYGTGMRKSESVDIDLDQVDFEARSLQVVGKGNHQLVKYAPPWAFEKLQAWLELRRQDLPAGAEDDPFLFNRIRRGSHITRARITKHAIYYIARQRGAQVGVKIMPHDFRRAFITRVIEEHDLSIAQKLAHHANIQTTAIYDRRDDNERRRAVDRFDY, encoded by the coding sequence TTGTCCGACCTCTCGAAAAATCCGCTGCTGCAGTACATGGCCCGTCTGGCCCCATCCAGCCAGCAAACCATGCGCTACATTCTTCAGGACGCCGCCGACCGGCTAGGTTTCGTCGACTGCAACATCGTCGATGTGCCTTGGCATCGGCTTGAGCCGGGCCATGTGATTGCACTGGTGGCAGCCCTGCGTGCTGATGGTTACGCGCCCAACAGCTCGTCGCTGTACGTCAACGCGATTCGCGGGGTGATGAACGAGGCCTGGCGTCAGGGCCTGATCGACCACGAGCAGTTGTTGCGCATTCGCGAGGTCAAGCCGGCCACAGGCTCCCGTCTGCCGCCAGGGCGCAACCTGCGCCGCAGCCTGATCCGCGAGCTGATGGATGTGTGCGCAGCAGACCCGCGGCCACAGGGGGTACGTGATGCGGCGATCATTGCCTTGCTGTACGGCACCGGCATGCGCAAGTCGGAGTCGGTCGACATCGACCTCGACCAGGTCGACTTCGAGGCGCGCAGCCTGCAAGTGGTGGGCAAGGGCAACCACCAGCTGGTCAAGTATGCACCGCCGTGGGCATTCGAGAAGCTGCAGGCGTGGCTTGAACTGCGCCGCCAGGACCTGCCTGCCGGGGCGGAGGACGACCCGTTTTTGTTCAACCGCATCCGTCGCGGCAGCCACATTACCCGTGCGCGCATTACCAAGCATGCGATCTACTACATTGCCCGCCAGCGCGGCGCGCAGGTGGGGGTGAAGATCATGCCGCACGATTTTCGCCGGGCATTTATCACCCGGGTGATCGAAGAGCACGACCTGTCGATTGCGCAGAAGCTGGCGCACCATGCCAATATCCAGACCACGGCCATCTATGACCGGCGTGATGACAACGAGCGTCGGCGTGCCGTTGACCGCTTCGATTACTGA
- a CDS encoding urease accessory protein UreD, translated as MSLAEQIEQQQDDAGWSAHLQLRFVQRDSVTRLGAWRHFGPLLVQRPFYPEGAPCHVYVLHPPGGIVAGDRLELDIHLEPGSHALLTMPGASKFYRSIGPTARLAQRFHLAAGSTLEWLPQDSIFFSGARASLASRFTLEPGARLLAWETLCLGRPVMHERFDHGALDSLLHIVLPDEVGLHERLRLEGGHLDKLGGHPLLATFCAAPADQAVLEQVRPLLDELGNPAGATLLGSLLVIRLLDHDNQHLQRTLQRLWHVLRPAILGLPACPPRIWAT; from the coding sequence ATGTCGCTCGCGGAGCAGATCGAACAACAACAAGACGATGCAGGCTGGAGTGCTCACCTGCAGTTGCGCTTTGTGCAGCGTGACAGCGTGACCCGCCTTGGTGCGTGGAGGCATTTTGGACCTCTTTTGGTGCAGCGGCCTTTTTATCCGGAGGGTGCGCCATGCCATGTCTATGTCTTGCACCCGCCGGGCGGCATCGTCGCCGGCGACCGTCTGGAACTGGACATTCACCTGGAGCCGGGTAGCCATGCGCTGCTGACCATGCCTGGCGCCAGCAAGTTCTATCGCAGCATCGGCCCGACCGCGCGGTTGGCCCAGCGCTTTCACCTGGCCGCGGGCAGCACCCTGGAGTGGCTGCCGCAGGACAGCATCTTCTTCTCAGGCGCCCGCGCCAGCCTCGCCAGCCGTTTTACCCTTGAGCCGGGCGCCCGCTTGCTGGCCTGGGAAACCCTGTGCCTGGGCCGCCCGGTCATGCACGAGCGTTTCGACCACGGCGCCCTCGACAGCCTTTTGCACATCGTACTGCCTGACGAGGTAGGCCTGCATGAGCGCCTGCGTCTCGAAGGCGGGCACCTGGACAAGCTTGGTGGGCATCCGCTACTCGCCACCTTCTGTGCCGCACCGGCCGATCAGGCCGTGCTGGAGCAGGTTCGCCCGCTGCTCGATGAACTGGGCAACCCGGCCGGTGCGACCCTGCTTGGGTCGTTGCTGGTGATCCGCCTGCTCGACCATGACAACCAACACCTGCAACGCACCCTGCAACGCCTGTGGCATGTGCTGCGTCCGGCCATCCTCGGCCTGCCAGCCTGCCCGCCGCGTATCTGGGCTACCTGA
- a CDS encoding urease subunit gamma produces MELTPREKDKLLLFTAALLAERRLARGLKLNYPEAVALISAAVLEGARDGRTVAELMSLGREVLTREQVMPGIAEMLHDVQVEATFPDGTKLVTVHDPIV; encoded by the coding sequence ATGGAGCTTACCCCGAGAGAGAAAGACAAACTGCTGCTGTTCACTGCTGCGCTGCTGGCGGAGCGGCGTCTGGCCCGTGGCCTGAAGCTCAACTACCCGGAGGCCGTGGCGCTGATCAGCGCCGCAGTGCTCGAAGGCGCCCGCGATGGCCGCACAGTCGCCGAACTGATGAGCCTGGGGCGCGAAGTGTTGACCCGTGAGCAGGTGATGCCCGGTATCGCTGAGATGCTTCACGACGTGCAGGTCGAAGCGACCTTCCCGGATGGCACCAAGTTGGTGACCGTGCATGACCCCATCGTCTGA
- a CDS encoding urease subunit beta has product MIPGEIQVAAGDIELNSGRETVSVSVANHGDRPVQVGSHYHFYEVNDALVFDRAPTLGFRLDIPAGTAVRFEPGQARTVQLVAYAGKREVCGFQGKVMGALEGRA; this is encoded by the coding sequence ATGATCCCAGGTGAAATCCAGGTCGCCGCGGGCGACATCGAGTTGAACAGTGGCCGAGAAACGGTCAGCGTCAGCGTGGCCAACCATGGCGACCGGCCGGTGCAGGTCGGCTCGCACTACCACTTTTACGAGGTCAACGACGCGCTGGTGTTCGACCGTGCGCCTACCCTGGGCTTTCGCCTGGACATTCCGGCCGGCACTGCCGTGCGCTTCGAACCGGGTCAGGCGCGTACCGTGCAACTGGTGGCTTACGCCGGCAAGCGTGAGGTCTGTGGCTTTCAGGGCAAAGTGATGGGCGCGCTGGAGGGCAGGGCATGA
- the ureC gene encoding urease subunit alpha, translating into MSRISRQAYADMFGPTVGDRVRLADTALWVEVEKDFTIYGEEVKFGGGKVIRDGMGQGQMLAAEAMDLVLTNALIIDHWGIVKADIGIKHGRIALIGKAGNPDVQPGVNVPVGPGTEVIAAEGKIVTAGGVDSHIHFICPQQVDEALNSGVTTFIGGGTGPATGTNATTCTPGPWYLARMLQAADSLPINIGLLGKGNASRPEALREQIAAGAVGLKLHEDWGSTPAAIDCCLGVAEEMDIQVAIHTDTLNESGCIEDTLAAIGDRTIHTFHTEGAGGGHAPDIIRAAGQANVLPSSTNPTLPYTINTVDEHLDMLMVCHHLDPSIAEDVAFAESRIRRETIAAEDILHDMGAFAMTSSDSQAMGRVGEVVLRTWQVAHQMKLRRGPLAPDTPYSDNFRVKRYIAKYTINPALTHGIGHEVGSVEVGKLADLVLWSPAFFAVKPALVLKGGMIVTAPMGDINGSIPTPQPVHYRPMFGALGAARHATRMTFLPQAAMDRGLAEELNLRSLIGVVNGCRRVRKPDMVHNTLQPLIEVDAQTYQVRADGELLVCEPASELPLAQRYFLF; encoded by the coding sequence ATGAGCCGTATTTCCCGTCAGGCCTATGCCGACATGTTCGGGCCCACGGTTGGAGACCGCGTGCGCCTGGCCGACACTGCGTTGTGGGTGGAGGTCGAGAAAGACTTCACCATCTACGGCGAAGAGGTGAAGTTCGGCGGCGGCAAGGTCATTCGCGATGGCATGGGGCAGGGCCAGATGCTGGCGGCCGAGGCCATGGACCTGGTGTTGACCAATGCGCTGATCATCGATCACTGGGGCATCGTCAAAGCCGACATCGGTATCAAGCATGGACGCATCGCGCTGATCGGCAAGGCCGGCAACCCCGATGTGCAGCCGGGCGTGAACGTGCCGGTCGGGCCAGGGACCGAGGTAATCGCGGCCGAGGGCAAGATCGTCACCGCCGGGGGCGTCGATTCGCATATCCACTTCATTTGCCCGCAGCAGGTGGACGAGGCATTGAACAGCGGTGTCACCACGTTCATCGGCGGCGGAACCGGGCCGGCTACCGGCACCAATGCCACCACCTGCACGCCCGGCCCCTGGTACCTTGCGCGCATGCTGCAGGCCGCCGACAGCTTGCCGATCAACATCGGGTTGCTCGGCAAGGGCAATGCCTCACGGCCTGAGGCACTGCGCGAGCAAATTGCCGCAGGTGCTGTCGGGCTCAAACTGCATGAAGACTGGGGCTCTACGCCAGCGGCCATCGACTGCTGCCTGGGCGTGGCCGAGGAAATGGATATCCAGGTAGCGATTCACACCGACACCCTCAACGAGTCGGGCTGTATCGAAGACACGTTGGCGGCCATCGGCGACCGCACCATCCACACCTTCCATACCGAAGGTGCAGGAGGCGGCCATGCCCCGGACATCATCCGTGCAGCGGGGCAGGCCAACGTGCTGCCATCCTCGACCAACCCGACCCTGCCTTACACGATCAACACCGTGGACGAGCACCTGGACATGCTCATGGTCTGCCACCACCTGGACCCGAGCATCGCCGAGGACGTGGCCTTTGCCGAGTCGCGCATTCGCCGCGAAACCATCGCTGCCGAGGACATCCTTCACGACATGGGCGCCTTTGCCATGACCTCGTCCGACTCCCAGGCCATGGGCCGGGTTGGCGAGGTGGTGCTGCGCACCTGGCAGGTGGCGCACCAGATGAAGTTGCGCCGCGGGCCGCTGGCACCAGACACCCCTTACAGCGACAACTTCCGGGTCAAGCGCTACATCGCCAAGTACACCATCAACCCGGCGCTCACCCACGGCATCGGTCACGAAGTGGGCTCGGTGGAGGTCGGCAAGCTGGCTGACCTGGTGCTGTGGTCGCCAGCGTTCTTTGCGGTCAAGCCGGCCCTGGTGCTCAAGGGCGGGATGATCGTTACCGCACCCATGGGCGACATCAACGGCTCCATACCCACCCCCCAGCCGGTGCACTATCGGCCGATGTTCGGCGCGCTGGGTGCGGCGCGGCATGCCACACGCATGACATTCCTGCCTCAGGCGGCAATGGACCGCGGGTTGGCCGAGGAGCTGAACCTGCGCAGCCTGATTGGGGTGGTCAACGGCTGCCGGCGGGTACGCAAGCCGGACATGGTCCACAACACCCTGCAGCCGCTGATCGAAGTCGATGCGCAGACCTATCAGGTGCGTGCCGATGGCGAGCTGCTGGTCTGCGAACCGGCCAGCGAACTGCCGCTGGCCCAGCGCTATTTCCTGTTCTGA
- the ureE gene encoding urease accessory protein UreE, whose amino-acid sequence MIVLNRRISEPGTRVVSGTVTLDVDSRIKSRLRVTLDDGREAGLMLERGHLLRGGELLADAEGTQLIRVLAAPEAVSTVRCTDPHLLARAAYHLGNRHVPLQIEPGLLRFQHDHVLDDMLRGLGLTVEAEQAPFEPEAGAYQSAPHGHSHSHAHGHDHPFVRLPAHS is encoded by the coding sequence ATGATTGTCTTGAACCGCCGTATCTCCGAACCCGGCACGCGGGTTGTCAGTGGCACTGTCACCCTCGACGTGGACAGCCGTATCAAGAGCCGCCTGCGAGTAACCCTGGACGATGGCCGCGAAGCCGGGCTGATGCTGGAGCGCGGCCACCTGCTGCGCGGAGGTGAATTGCTGGCCGATGCCGAGGGCACTCAGCTGATCCGCGTGTTGGCGGCGCCCGAAGCGGTGTCCACGGTGCGCTGTACCGATCCACACCTCTTGGCCCGCGCCGCCTACCATTTGGGTAACCGCCATGTGCCGCTGCAGATCGAACCCGGGCTGTTGCGCTTCCAGCACGACCATGTGCTGGACGACATGCTGCGGGGGCTGGGCCTGACGGTAGAGGCCGAACAGGCCCCGTTCGAGCCTGAAGCGGGCGCCTACCAAAGTGCACCGCATGGCCACAGCCACAGTCATGCCCATGGCCACGATCACCCGTTCGTTCGCCTGCCTGCCCATTCCTGA
- a CDS encoding urease accessory protein UreJ, with protein MKKTFALFLLMLALPAFAHPGHDSNPLQDGLLHPLTGLDHLLMLLGTGVLAALTRRNLTLPLATLAAMFGGAVCGHLFGDVLGMETLIAVSLLVAAGAVLLPSRQLLLAMAMPVFALFHGWAHGVEATPSAFWQFSAGFVAVSGLLLAAGFAIGCLLRRHSGLQKAFGGGLLAGAALVLAG; from the coding sequence ATGAAAAAGACTTTCGCCCTGTTTCTGTTGATGCTGGCACTGCCAGCCTTCGCCCACCCAGGCCATGACAGCAACCCGCTGCAGGACGGCCTGCTGCACCCGCTGACCGGGCTTGATCACCTGCTGATGCTACTGGGCACCGGCGTGCTCGCCGCGTTGACCCGGCGCAACCTGACGTTGCCCCTGGCTACTCTGGCGGCCATGTTCGGTGGTGCCGTGTGCGGTCACCTGTTCGGCGATGTGCTGGGCATGGAGACCCTGATTGCCGTGTCGCTGCTGGTGGCTGCCGGGGCGGTACTGCTGCCGAGCCGCCAGTTGCTGCTGGCCATGGCCATGCCGGTGTTCGCCTTGTTCCATGGCTGGGCCCATGGCGTGGAAGCCACGCCGAGCGCTTTCTGGCAATTCAGCGCGGGGTTTGTCGCGGTCAGCGGCTTGCTGCTGGCGGCAGGCTTTGCAATCGGTTGCCTGCTGCGCCGCCACAGCGGCCTGCAGAAGGCCTTTGGCGGTGGCCTGTTGGCCGGCGCCGCGCTGGTGCTGGCCGGTTGA
- a CDS encoding urease accessory protein UreF: MNSDLALLRLLQLASPGLPVGGFTYSQGLEWAVEAGWVRGVDSFAGWQREQLHDTLACLDWPVLARLYHACQAEDAEAFGHWSRFLLANRETAELRLEEQQRGAALARLLDGWQLGQAPAWRTSLELTQLGGMAWLAAHWAIPLRQLALGHGFAWLEGAVMAGVKLVPFGQQAAQTLLRDLGADLPAALDQALALGDDQLGGGLPLLAIASSRHETQYTRLFRS; this comes from the coding sequence ATGAACAGCGACCTGGCGCTGCTGCGCCTGCTGCAGTTGGCCAGCCCCGGCTTGCCAGTGGGTGGTTTTACCTATTCGCAAGGCCTGGAGTGGGCGGTTGAGGCCGGCTGGGTTCGCGGCGTGGACAGCTTTGCCGGCTGGCAGCGTGAGCAGCTTCACGACACCTTGGCTTGCCTTGACTGGCCGGTGTTGGCGCGTCTGTATCACGCCTGCCAGGCCGAGGACGCCGAAGCGTTCGGCCACTGGAGCCGGTTCTTGCTGGCCAACCGCGAAACCGCCGAGCTGCGCCTGGAAGAACAGCAGCGCGGCGCGGCGCTGGCGCGGTTGCTTGACGGCTGGCAACTGGGCCAGGCACCGGCCTGGCGCACCAGCCTTGAGCTGACCCAGTTGGGCGGCATGGCCTGGCTGGCCGCGCACTGGGCCATCCCGTTGCGCCAACTGGCATTGGGCCATGGCTTTGCCTGGCTGGAGGGCGCAGTCATGGCCGGGGTCAAGCTGGTGCCGTTCGGCCAGCAGGCTGCCCAGACCTTGCTGCGCGATCTCGGCGCCGACTTGCCCGCTGCACTGGACCAGGCACTGGCCCTGGGCGATGACCAGCTTGGCGGCGGCCTGCCGCTGCTGGCCATCGCTTCATCGCGTCACGAAACCCAATACACCCGTTTGTTCCGTTCCTGA
- the ureG gene encoding urease accessory protein UreG: MQSYQQPLRVGVGGPVGSGKTALLEALCKAMRDHYQIAVVTNDIYTKEDQRILTEAGALEPERIVGVETGGCPHTAIREDASMNLAAVEALARKFGNLEVIFVESGGDNLSATFSPELADLTIYVIDVAEGEKIPRKGGPGITKSDFLVINKTDLAPYVGASLEVMERDTQRMRPQRPWTFSNLKKGEGLQAVIDFIVERGMLGARA; this comes from the coding sequence ATGCAAAGCTATCAACAACCCCTGCGCGTCGGTGTCGGCGGCCCAGTCGGCTCTGGCAAGACCGCACTGCTGGAAGCGCTGTGCAAGGCCATGCGCGATCACTACCAGATTGCCGTGGTTACCAACGATATCTATACCAAGGAAGACCAGCGTATTCTCACCGAGGCCGGCGCCCTTGAGCCGGAGCGCATCGTCGGCGTGGAGACCGGCGGCTGCCCGCACACGGCCATTCGTGAAGACGCCTCTATGAACCTGGCGGCAGTCGAAGCGCTGGCGCGCAAGTTCGGTAACCTCGAAGTCATTTTCGTGGAAAGCGGCGGTGACAACCTCAGCGCTACGTTCAGCCCGGAGCTGGCCGACCTGACCATCTACGTGATCGACGTGGCCGAGGGCGAGAAGATCCCGCGCAAGGGCGGCCCAGGCATTACCAAGTCCGACTTCCTGGTGATCAACAAGACCGATCTGGCCCCTTATGTAGGGGCTTCACTGGAAGTGATGGAACGCGACACCCAGCGCATGCGGCCGCAGCGGCCCTGGACCTTTAGCAACCTGAAGAAGGGCGAGGGGTTGCAGGCGGTGATCGACTTTATCGTCGAGCGCGGGATGCTGGGTGCGCGAGCCTGA